A segment of the Parcubacteria group bacterium genome:
CCACATTTTCCAAAGATTCTAATCGAGCCGTTGTTTCTTTCATTACAGAATGAATAATATTTTTTTCTTCTTCATTCAAAAGTTTCAAATCAAAATCAAAAAAGAAATTTTTTAGCTTGCTGATGCTTAAATTTACCAAGTCATCGATTGATTTCTCTCCTACCAAAACGGAAAGAAATTCCTTTCGGAGTCTTTTTCCTTGGCACTCCGGACAAATTTCCGTAATCATATATTTCTCTATTTCATTTCTCACATAGTCAGACTTGGTTTCTCGATATTTTCTTTCCAGTTCCGAAATTACTCCTTCAAAAGAAAATGAAACATTTTTTATGCCTCCCATATCTACAATTTTTTTGGTAATTTTTTCGTCATTGCTTCCATAAAGAACCAGGTTCATCTGCCAGGGAGAAAGTTTTTTGACTGGAATATCAACCGAAAAATCATATTCTTCAGCTAACGATTTAAGAGAAGAAAAATAGCTTCCAGAATTATTCAGCCTGCCATCTGATCGGCTCCAGGGTTTAATCGCCCCCTCGGCTAAAGATAGATTCTTGTTGGGGATTATCAGATCCGGATTAATTTTAAGTTTTACTCCGAGTCCCGAGCAATGATCACAAGCTCCTTCCGGATTATTGAAAGAAAAGTGGCGAGGAGAAATTTCCTTTATTTTCACTCCGCATTCTAGACAAATAAAATCACGATTATAATTCATTTCTTTCTCGTTGTCGGCCAGAATAACCAAAGATCCATTTCCAAGCTTAATAGCCGTTTCAATTGAATCTAGAATTCTTTCTTTATCAATGCTTTTGAGAATCAAAACCATCCGATCAACGACAATATCAATTTCTGTTTCCACATCGTTGCTAGCAATCAAAAGCCCTTCTTCGACAGTCATTATTTTCTTCATAAACCTCACTCGGGCGTATCCCAGCTGCTGAATCTGTTTTAGTATTTCTTTGGAACTTTTTGTGCTGTTTAAACTAGCGCTAATCGGAGAAAGTATCGCGAGCTGAGTTTTATCCGAAAGTTTGGAAATTTCCTTCAAGATTTCTTTGTTGCTGGTCCTTTTCATTAAGTTTCCGCAAGAAGGACAATGAGGCTTTCCGATTTTAGCAAAAAGGATGCGAAGATAATCGTAAATTTCCGTAAGCGTTCCGACAGTTGAACGCGGACTGCGGCTAATGCTTCTCTGATCGATCGCGATTGTCGGAGAAAGATTTTCAATCTTATCTACATCCGGTTTGGCGGACACATCTAAAAAATTTCTCGCGTAAGAAGAAAGTCCTTCCATATACCTGCGATTCCCTTCCGCGTAAATCGTATCAAAAGCCAAAGAAGACTTTCCGCTTCCGGAAAGCCCTGTAATCACAACGAATTTATCCCTCGGAATATCAATGTCAATATTTTTTAAATTGTTGACCTTCGCTCCCTTAATGATAATATGATCCCGCTTGGATAAATTATTGTTTGGCATAACTTTGATAAGAGAAGAATATTTAGCTAATGATAAATTGTATAGTATTTTTTGTGATTTGTAAAGGATTGTGGAAAAGATAAAAAAAGTGGGCAGGGAGTCCCTTCGGATCCGCCTGCCCTCTTATCGATAACCCGTCACTCCTTTTTGTAATCGACCATTCTGTTTGCATGCTCCATTGCCTCTTCAATTGTAATTCTAATGTTCCACATTTCGTTGGTAATGCGACTTAACCTCTCTTCCAGCACTTTTATGTAGCGGAAAGCACTTTCCATATCTTCCAAGACCTCTATCCGTTTGGCATTGCCGACGGTAACGCTTTCCGGAACATTCATCATGTGTGTTTTGACCTTGAAGCTACCGTCAGCGACATCCGGTTCAGATACAACAAGGCATGATGCAGATCTCATGTCTAAACCTTCCTCGAAATACACGTGGATGATTCTACTGGGTCGACAGTATTCCCTCACCTTTGTTATTGTGATTCCCTCGCCTTCGAGAATAATCATTGTCCTTACCTCCTCTTTTTTTTAATTTGTGCTACAAAAATGATTTGAACCCCAACTATTATTTATACAACTAAAATAAATATATGTCCAGTTCTGTACAGTTAACACCATGAGGTAACACTTGGTATAGTTAGGGGTAACACCTGTTAACTATTTAACCAATGGATATGCAAAAAACCAAGTACGACCGCAAGCAAAGGATTAACTGGTATCGGGAGGTT
Coding sequences within it:
- the uvrA gene encoding excinuclease ABC subunit UvrA — protein: MPNNNLSKRDHIIIKGAKVNNLKNIDIDIPRDKFVVITGLSGSGKSSLAFDTIYAEGNRRYMEGLSSYARNFLDVSAKPDVDKIENLSPTIAIDQRSISRSPRSTVGTLTEIYDYLRILFAKIGKPHCPSCGNLMKRTSNKEILKEISKLSDKTQLAILSPISASLNSTKSSKEILKQIQQLGYARVRFMKKIMTVEEGLLIASNDVETEIDIVVDRMVLILKSIDKERILDSIETAIKLGNGSLVILADNEKEMNYNRDFICLECGVKIKEISPRHFSFNNPEGACDHCSGLGVKLKINPDLIIPNKNLSLAEGAIKPWSRSDGRLNNSGSYFSSLKSLAEEYDFSVDIPVKKLSPWQMNLVLYGSNDEKITKKIVDMGGIKNVSFSFEGVISELERKYRETKSDYVRNEIEKYMITEICPECQGKRLRKEFLSVLVGEKSIDDLVNLSISKLKNFFFDFDLKLLNEEEKNIIHSVMKETTARLESLENVGLDYLNLARSSQTISGGEAQRIRLAVQINSKLMGIVYVLDEPSIGLHSRDTEKLISTIKSLRDTGNSLIIVEHDKAIMKASDFIIDMGSGAGEDGGEVVFEGDFNELLASKTLTADYLSGKEKVSTKKNFRKGSGKSIEIIKASEHNLKNIDVKFPLGKFVVVCGVSGSGKSTIMNDILARALSRKFYQAKAEPGKHQKIKGLEYIDKVINIDQSPIGRTPRSNAATYTGIFSHIRDIFANLEESKNRGYTASRFSFNMKGGRCEVCQGDGKKKIEMYLMPDMYVKCEGCDGTRYNKKTLEIEFKGFNIAQILNMDASFALRFFGNYPLILEKLKTMEEVGLGYLKLGQSATDLSGGEAQRIKLATELARKSTGKTLYILDEPTIGLHFEDIKRLLKVLDTLVEKGNSVIVVEHNMDVIKNADWVIELGPDGGEKGGELVFEGTPDKLKKCKKSWTAKYL